From Deinococcus sp. LM3:
CCTGGACGGCCGGTTCGGTGACGTTCAACGTCCGCTGGCAGGACGGCTGCTTCCGAGTGATCGGGTATGACCGGTCCATGGTGCACCGCGCGACCCTGGACAGCGAGACGGTCAGCGTCAACTTCCTGACGGGCCGGATGCAGGTCGTCCTGGACAACGCCGGCGCCGAGCCGAATACCAACCGTGTGGAGCGCTGGTCGGCGTACCCCGGGCAGCGGCGGGTGTGTGTGCAGGACGTGACGCGGCCTGGAGTTCCGGCGCGACCTCCCCTGAAGTCCGGGTCACCCGGCGCGATGAACCGCTGGACTGCTCATGCCCAGGGAGGGGATGAATCCCCTCCCACTTCCCCTGCCCCTGTGATCTCGACCCACCAACCTGGTTCCGGCCGGTCCCACTGCTCGAGCTGCACCCGGTAGGCCTGCACATCCATCCCCGGAGCTGGCGGTCCGAGCGTCACGTCCTGCGTGGGTCCCAGCGGCGCCCAGTCACCCTCTTCCCACCGCCACACCGTACCCGGCCACCGCACGCGGTAATGACCCGGCCAGTCCGGTCGTTCCTTAAGTGCCTCCGGCTGCAGGCGCCACAGTCCCAGGCGCCAGGGGTACCGGGCGGAGTAATCGTCCATGAGCCGCTGACGCTCCTGGCGTTCGAGGCGCTCGCGTTCCCGCCGGGCCGCTTTCTGCCGCCGGTACGCGGCCGGGTCGGCGGGCGCGAGGGTCCCGCGGTCACGGGGCAACCCCCGCCTCCTGCGAACGCCGCGCGGCAGACGAACGGCAGGCGGCTCGTCCGGTTTGAGGCGCCCGCGTTCCCGCCAGACCATCCAGATGATCCGGATCAGCACGGACCCCAGCGCGGTCACCAGGATCCAGAGCTCTCCCTGGAGGAGTCCGGCGCGGTGGAGGCCGATGATCGCGGCGAAACATCCTGCAACGATCAGCAGTAACGCGGCCGGGGGCCTGACGGGCACCTTCTTCCCGGCAGGCAGGTCGGTGGTGGCGCGGGGGCCCATGCCCTGACTGTAGAGCTCAGTCTGCCTGGAGGTGAGCGACGATGACGCAGGAGTGACCGTGGACTCATGGGGCGTCCTGCTGGTCATCGTGTTTCTGCTCTGCGGTGAGCGAATCTTGAAAACTTGCCGGTGTGCAGAGTTCGAAGGTACCGTCACGGACCTGGATACTTTTCCTTGTGTACTGCGAAAAGCGCGGCGCCAACGAGACCGGCGTCTGCCCGTGATGGGCCCGTTGGATGTCTGGAGTTCCCGAATTGCCGAAAGCAGCTGAGAGGAATGCCTGGGTGTACTTGCGTAGACCCACACTTCCCCCAAGGCAAATGGTATCCAGGCCTATCAGGCAATGGGCATCCCACAACCGGTCAGCCAGAGCTGACAGCGGGGCATGCAGGAGAGCCTGAGCCCGCGGATCGTTCCTTTCTGCCTCATCGAACAGAGCCTCTACTCCTGAGAAACCGGCAGAGTGCGCCACACCGTTGAGGGCACTGCCAGACGCACTGAGTTCCAGAGCCGCGCCATTTATTCCTCGAGTGAATCCCAGTCCAATGTCCCGCCCACCGGCGGGTCATGCAACTGGCCTCTCAGAACCAGGCCGCTACCGATACCAGTTGAGACCGTCACAAACATGAAGTTGCGATCAACCAACGCTCCTCGGGCTTGCCATTCTCCCAGGGTGGCAGCTCGGGCGTCGTTGAGAACATGAACGGGGATGCCGAGTGCCCGTTCCAGACTCTGAGCAACAGGCACGGCCGTCCATCCCGGCATGGTGGTTTGATTGACGGCCGTCACGCGTCCGGCCTCAACACGTCCAGTACACGCAACACCCAGCGGGACACGAGCCGCCGGCTTTAACTGCTCCACCAGGTCAATCAGCCGGGAAATCACTGCGTCCGGGCCATCTTTCGCACAGGTGGGCATCTGTATGCGCCGCTGCACAGCGCCTCATGAAGAAGGGCGGCCCGGGTGGTGGTGCCGCCAAGATCCACTGCCAGCCGCAGACCCGATCCTTCAGTCATGGAGGGCCTTGGTGAACCAACTGGTGATGACGTCCGGCCTGGTGATGGCGGACCCAACGACCACGAAGACGGCTCCCTGCCGCCGAGCCTGGGTAGCCTCTGCAGGACTGTGCAGCCGACCCTCAGCAACGAATGGCACTTCTGCTTCTCGCAACTCGTTCATCAGTGTCCAGTCCGGGCCGCCGAGTTGACGACTGTACGGCGTGTATCCACTCAGTGTCGTACTGACGATGTCTGCACCAAGTGCCATTGCCGCCTGGGCTTCCTCCAGTGTGCTGATGTCTGCCATGACCAGAGCGCCAGCCTCATGGACAGCAGCAAAAATGCCCTGAAGCGGTTCTGGGCGCGGCCGGAGCGTTGCGTCCAGTGCGACGATCTCGCAACCCAGTTTGGCGAGATGAACAGCTTCCTCAGCCGTCGGAGTGATGTAGACGCTGGTGTCCTCCCGGTCGGTTTTTGTCAGACCGATAAGGGGCAGATCCGTCACGGCCCGCACTGCCTGCACATCAGCGAAACCTTGAATGCGCAGCCCTGCCGCGCCGCCGTGTTGAGCCGCTAGAGCCAAGCGGCTGATAATGAAAGGCTCGCGCAAGGGACTGCCTGGATGAGCCTGACACGACACCACCAGGCCCCCGCGTAGGCGTTCGAGAAGAGGATGAAGGGATTGATTGCCCATATAACGGCCTCCGAAAGGCAAAGAGGGATGCGACAGGACGGTATGGAGTGGTGCCTGAGGTGGCGCGGGGTCACCACTCCACACCGATTACTCTCCGTCTCCCCTGTGTCACTCCAAATCGTTCAGTCAGGTTCGATCTTTTTCCAGACGACCTCATCGGCTATGGCTTCCGAGCCACCTCCACGCCGTTCCACGGACTTCCTGGCAAAAGAGCAGTCATATGACACGCGGGGCAGGTCCCAGGCTGATCCCTTCGTGGATCGCGCAGCGAAATATGGCGTTCTGTACAGGGTCGTTTCCCAATAGACGCAACAGCACTTCGACGGCGCCGCGCCCCATCTCTACGCGGGGAACACGCAGGCGGGTCCAGTGCGGATCATCCGGTTGGCCAGTGATCGCATCGCCCAGTACGGCACTGGAGAAGTCATCAGGGGAGCGGAATCCTCCCTGCATTGCTGTGGCATCCAGGGCGCGCATCAGGGCGTCGTTCTCTACCAGAAATCCCGTCACGCCCTGGGTAAGCACCTCGCGTAGAAATGCGTCATTCACTTGTTCCGGCAGAAGACGCAAGACCGGCGCCGCGCTTCCAGCTACGGCCCGGAACCCCTGTTCGCGATCAGCAGCCGATTCGGTACGCTCCTGTCGCCCTAAGTACATCAGCTGCCGATGTCCCAGGCTCAAAAAGCGCTGAGTCATTTCCTGGGTCGCTTCCGTGTAATTTGCTGTCACGTGTGGAAGATCTGCGCCTGGCAGTTCGCGTCGACCGACGAACACCAGCGGGTGGCCGCCGCGGAGCGCTTCAACCAGATCCTGGCGTTCCTGCTCGCCAGGGTCACCCAGCAGGAGGGTGCCGTCCGTGAGGAGAGGCGGGTGCGGCTCGCCTCCGACAATCGACGTCTGCTCCCAGTGCTGCTGGTATGCAGCAGGAGGTCCTGGCCCTGCCGGGACGCCTCTTCTTCAATGCCTTCCAGGAAAGGCGCGTAGAAGTCACGGTACTTCCCGGGAAGACAGCTTCATAGGTGAATACACCGATCAGCGAACTGCGGCACCCACCAATCTCCGGGCAGCAGCATTGGGGACGTACCCCAATTCCTTGATGGTCTGCAGGACTCGGGCCCGCGTATCCGGGTTGATTCGCGTGCCTGTGGTGTGGCCGTTCAGGACTTGCGATACGACAGTCTGGGAAACCCCTGCGAGTCGGGCGATTTCTTTCTGTGTGGGACGTTGAGGCATGGGATTTAAAAACCTGGAGACGGTGTCAGGCGATAGGAGTCCGGCCAGGCGAGTGGTAAGCCCAGTTGAACCAGTCGTTCCTGGAAAGCGGGGAGATCCTGTTCACGTACGGCGGAAGGAGGCAGGTCGCGTTCCAGACAGTGGGCGGCGAGTGCGCCCGCCGCTTCCCCGACGTTCCATTCCACTGGATGCAGGCGGTAGCATCCGTTGGTAATGTGCGTGACTCCTAACGTCTTGCCGGCAGCAATCAGGTTGTTGACGCGGACAGGGATCAGGGCGCCCAGAGGAATCTGGAAGGGCCAGCTGGCCACATCCACGTACCCGCGTCCAACCTGTGGAGGGATGCAGATCAATGCGGTACTGTCCGACGCCCACACTATCTGCGAAGACTTCTGCTCCTTGCATGGCGCCGCGGGCCTCCACCCCGATCATCGTCTCTGTGACTGTGAACAGTGCCCGGATGCGACGGGCTTCCCTGACGTATGGCCGTAAGGCTAAACCGTGAGTGAGTTCAGTGCCAGTCAGGTCACCCCGGAGCCGTAGGCCTGGGTAACCTTGTCCTCCGTCGTGACGGGGAGCTTCCGTCTGCATCCAGTACAGCAGCGCAAGACTTAAATTTTTTCCGGCTTCCAGGTGACGGGCCTTTTCTACCGCATCGACGCCGACAAGAGGTCCCAGCCAGTAGTCATTCTGCGGCCAGTTCACCAGCGTGACATCTGGCGTCTCCTGTGTGTAATGTCGGTTCGTGACGATACGGCGGTAGTGCCAGAAGTCACCCTTGTGAGCCACCTCACGCGGATCACCGAACAGATCGCGGTAGATCGGTGTCCCGGTAATCGGATGCGGGTAAGTCCAGGACAGTTGCGGAGCGGGCCAGAAGGGAGCCTGATAATCCCGCCAGAAATCGTAATGTTCTGGCCGGTCAATCGTGTGGTCTTCTCCCTCCTGGTGATCCATCGCAAAACACCACGTAAAGGCCTGCTGGTTGAGGGGTTGCGCAGACTCTAGGGCGTGGGGCTCCCCGGTCTCCCCTTGGCTTTCGGCACCAATGACGCTTTCTGCTCCGCTGAGCTCAGTCAGCTCTCCCAGTTCAGTGGCGTCCAGAACGTACTGGGCCTGCACGATATGCTGGACGCCCGAGATGTGCTGGAAAGTGACAGCGCGGATCACGTCTCCATCCAGTTCTACCTGAACGGGGGCCGTGTCCGTCCAAAGACGCAGCTGGCGCGACGTCCGGTAGGGGGCGAGCATACTTTCCAGAACCTGGAGGGCCACACGAGGTTCGTGGCACAGCCGGCCGACGTTTCCTGCACCAGGATTGAGATAGGGATCGGCTGCCGCCTGTGGGGTGGCGTACACGTGCTCCCGGTAATGCTGCCGAATCCGGCGGCGAAACTCGGCGTAGGTGGCGGTGGCGCCATAGTCCTCGATCCAGATTGCTTCATCTGGTGGAACGGCCTGGCTGGTGAGCTGCCCTCCAATCCAGGGAGATTCCTCCGTGAGAATGACACGGTGCCCCAGGCGCAGGGCCGCAAGAGCAGCGGCCACACCGCCGACGCCTCCACCGACGATCAGGATGGGCGTGAAGTGCTCGGTCATCCTTTTGTCCCGCTCGCCGCGAGGCTTTCAATGAAGGTACGCTGGGCCATCAGGAAGGCCAGCAGGACGGGCAGTGCCACCAGGACACTGGCGGCCAGTGTGAGATTCCAGTACGTGCCGCCCAGTGGGTCGGTGAATCGTTGCAGGGCCAGGGGCAGGGTCATGCGCGCCTCGTCGTTCAGGTAGATCAGGGGATTGAAGTAATCGTTCCAGGAATTCAGCACTGCGAAAATAGTGACCGTCGCCAGGGCTGGCCGGGACAGAGGCAGTGTGATGTACCAGAAGACGCCCAGCGTTCCTAGCCCATCAATGCGTCCAGCCTCATCGAGTTCGCGTGGCAGCGTAATGAAGTGCTGGCGCATCAGGAAGACGCAGAGGGCACCAGTGGCACTGAAGACCTGCAGCAGAATGATAGGGACAAGGGAGTTGGAGAGTTGAAGTGCCCGGAACGCAATGAACTGTGGGATCGCGGTGAGTTCAGCCGGAATCATCATTGCGGCGAGCGTGAACACGAAGGCAAGATTCCGCCCTGGAAAGCGCAGGCGCGCGAACGCGTACCCGGCCGTCGCAGACAGGATGAGGGTAACCGGGACGGTAATAGCGACCGTCAGTAGGCTGTTGAGATACTGACGTGCAAATGGGTAGTCTCCGAAGACGCGAGCGAAGTTGGTCAAACCTGCATCGAGATTCAGACCGAATGGATTACGAAGATCCCTGGGCTGACTTCACGCTGGAGAGGAACATCCACAGGATCGGGGCGACAAATGGAAGACAGACGATGACCAGTAATACGTAAAGCAGAACTGACCAGGGGGTACGCGAGGGGGGAAGGTTACTCCTCATAGAACACCAGTGCCCGGCGCATCCGCCACTGCAACAGCGTCAGCAGCAGTACGACGACGAAGAGAATGGCTGCCAGGGCGGAAGCGTAGCCGAACTCGAAAAAAGTGAAGCCCTGCTTGAACATGTACACGATCAGGGTGGTGGTCGCACTGGCGGGACCTCCCCCAGTGAGAACCCAGATAGGCGTGAAGACTTTCAAAGCACCGATCACGGTCACCAGAAAGACCAGAAAGAGAGTGGGGGAGATCATTGGAAGGGTGATGTAGCGGTAGACCTGCCAGGGGCTGGCCCCATCCAGGTGAGCGGCCTCCCGCTGCTCGGGGGGCACTCCCTGTAAGGCGCTCAAGAAGATCACCGTGTTCAGTCCCACTGCCTTGAGCACTTCAATCACAATGACCGTACCCAGCGCCGTTTGGGGTGCGAGGAGCAGGTTGGCATTCTCGAAACCCATTCCCTGGAGCGTACCGTTGATCGGTCCCTGCGGTTGGAGCAGGAACTTCCAGATCAGAGACCAGGCGACAATGGGCATCACCACCGGGGAGAACACCATGGATCGGAAGGCAGCGATGCCTGGCAGGCGAACATTCAGCAGGCTGGCCAGGGCGAGCGCCACCCCGATGTTCAGCAGCACGATTCCCACGGTGAAGAAGGCGGTCACGGTGAGGCTCCCCCGGAACTCCAGATCATCCGCGAGACGCATGTAATTGCTCAGCCCGCTCATCCGGGGTGGGTCCAGCAGTGACCAGCTGGTCAGGGACATCCACAGGACTGCGACCAGAGGAGCGATGATGAACGCGAGCATGCCCAGCACGTAGGGCAGGGAGAGCAGCAGGCCCGCCCGAGCCTCACGGCGGGCGAGCGTCACAGCCGGTCAACCGTGCGGCAGGTGGTGTCCAGGATCGACCGGAGGTCCGCGCCGGGCTGAAACACCCGGTCCAGACTGCTGGTAATCACATCATTGGCTTTCAGCCAGTCGGTGGTTGTCTGAAGCACTCGTGCCGAGGCAATCTGACTGGTCAGTGCGGTTTTCAGCATCGAAGCTGGTATCGCGGGGTTGCTGCCCAGATAAGCGCTGCTCTTCAGGATGCTCTGCCGGGGCGGGGGGAAGAACTTCGCTGTGCGGTTCATGTTTTCCCGTGATGCAAGAAACTGCAGGAAGGCAAGCGCTTCGGCCTGGTTACGACCTTTGCTGAACGCGACATACCCAGCCTGACCCAACTGGCTTATGCGTCCCGTTGGACCCTTGGGAAGGGGGGCGACACCCCATTTGAACTTGGCGTCTTTCAGCTGCCCAGCGTAACTGACGTTGTCGTAGTACATACCCAGCTTCCCGCCCTCGAAGCTCGTCTGATCTCCGGGACGCGGCATGCTGCCGTCCTTGAACATCATCTCCTGCATCAGGTTGAAAGCGCGCAGGCTACCGGCGGAGTTCAGATTGCACTTCTGATTGCTGTCGTACACGCCACCACCGTGCGACCACAGTACGGCCAGCAGTCCGCCTGCCCAGGCCTTGGGATCGACTCGCATGACCCGTGCGCCGGAACTGCCCGTTTTGGTTTTGATGGCCAGTGCCGACTTCTGGAAGGCGGCATAGTCCCACTGCCCCCGGGCGTACTGGGCCAGAGGGTCCGTGATCTTGGCCTGTGCAAAGAGGTCCTTATT
This genomic window contains:
- a CDS encoding sugar ABC transporter substrate-binding protein, which codes for MMRRPALYTFLASMLAVASSAQATELRFSTWAGGDGLALLQQLAREYTAKTNVDVRIEVTPFADYSRKLAVQIASGDAPDVGWLSERDVPTFIASGNLVNVASLGKVAAFGLSDFTTSSLSLWKRNGNLYGLPFSNSPLVLFYNKDLFAQAKITDPLAQYARGQWDYAAFQKSALAIKTKTGSSGARVMRVDPKAWAGGLLAVLWSHGGGVYDSNQKCNLNSAGSLRAFNLMQEMMFKDGSMPRPGDQTSFEGGKLGMYYDNVSYAGQLKDAKFKWGVAPLPKGPTGRISQLGQAGYVAFSKGRNQAEALAFLQFLASRENMNRTAKFFPPPRQSILKSSAYLGSNPAIPASMLKTALTSQIASARVLQTTTDWLKANDVITSSLDRVFQPGADLRSILDTTCRTVDRL
- a CDS encoding FAD-dependent oxidoreductase; the encoded protein is MWASDSTALICIPPQVGRGYVDVASWPFQIPLGALIPVRVNNLIAAGKTLGVTHITNGCYRLHPVEWNVGEAAGALAAHCLERDLPPSAVREQDLPAFQERLVQLGLPLAWPDSYRLTPSPGF
- a CDS encoding sugar ABC transporter permease, which translates into the protein MTLARREARAGLLLSLPYVLGMLAFIIAPLVAVLWMSLTSWSLLDPPRMSGLSNYMRLADDLEFRGSLTVTAFFTVGIVLLNIGVALALASLLNVRLPGIAAFRSMVFSPVVMPIVAWSLIWKFLLQPQGPINGTLQGMGFENANLLLAPQTALGTVIVIEVLKAVGLNTVIFLSALQGVPPEQREAAHLDGASPWQVYRYITLPMISPTLFLVFLVTVIGALKVFTPIWVLTGGGPASATTTLIVYMFKQGFTFFEFGYASALAAILFVVVLLLTLLQWRMRRALVFYEE
- a CDS encoding substrate-binding domain-containing protein, giving the protein MTANYTEATQEMTQRFLSLGHRQLMYLGRQERTESAADREQGFRAVAGSAAPVLRLLPEQVNDAFLREVLTQGVTGFLVENDALMRALDATAMQGGFRSPDDFSSAVLGDAITGQPDDPHWTRLRVPRVEMGRGAVEVLLRLLGNDPVQNAIFRCAIHEGISLGPAPRVI
- a CDS encoding carbohydrate ABC transporter permease; this translates as MTNFARVFGDYPFARQYLNSLLTVAITVPVTLILSATAGYAFARLRFPGRNLAFVFTLAAMMIPAELTAIPQFIAFRALQLSNSLVPIILLQVFSATGALCVFLMRQHFITLPRELDEAGRIDGLGTLGVFWYITLPLSRPALATVTIFAVLNSWNDYFNPLIYLNDEARMTLPLALQRFTDPLGGTYWNLTLAASVLVALPVLLAFLMAQRTFIESLAASGTKG
- a CDS encoding N-acetylmannosamine-6-phosphate 2-epimerase, whose product is MGNQSLHPLLERLRGGLVVSCQAHPGSPLREPFIISRLALAAQHGGAAGLRIQGFADVQAVRAVTDLPLIGLTKTDREDTSVYITPTAEEAVHLAKLGCEIVALDATLRPRPEPLQGIFAAVHEAGALVMADISTLEEAQAAMALGADIVSTTLSGYTPYSRQLGGPDWTLMNELREAEVPFVAEGRLHSPAEATQARRQGAVFVVVGSAITRPDVITSWFTKALHD
- a CDS encoding ROK family protein, producing MQRRIQMPTCAKDGPDAVISRLIDLVEQLKPAARVPLGVACTGRVEAGRVTAVNQTTMPGWTAVPVAQSLERALGIPVHVLNDARAATLGEWQARGALVDRNFMFVTVSTGIGSGLVLRGQLHDPPVGGTLDWDSLEE